The following proteins come from a genomic window of Nostoc sp. ATCC 53789:
- a CDS encoding bifunctional serine/threonine-protein kinase/formylglycine-generating enzyme family protein has product MQICQNPNCSNPFNSDSNRFCVSCGQSSFGKLLRSRYRVLRLLGEGGFSRTYATEDVDRLNAPCVIKQFFPQFQGTGQRTKAAEFFKEEAFRLYELGENHTQIPRLLAYFEQGASLYLVQEFIQGKTLLQEVQQQIYGEKQVWELLADLLPVLEFIHTHNVIHRDIKPENIIRRASDKKPVLIDFGGAKQVTQTSLGRQATVIYTLGYAPTEQMAGFACHGSDLYALGVTCVRLLTRCLPLQDASGQVNDPIYDAMNAKWLWRERLQEKGINISDDLGRILEKLLKHLPSERYQTAVEVINDLNFATSNIEPVALKIVSMSQPILPPLPQKVIVPLPPLETFEFDVVTVDTGGREVNRMSGNANFFAEELGKSVTLEMVSIPGGTYMMGSPECEGDADERPRHKVTVKPFFMGKFPVTQAQWRVVAALPKVKQALNPNPSKFKGLDRPVENVSWYEAVEFCLRLSERTGRDYRLPSEAEWEYACRAGTTTSFHFGETITSELVSCTIETTSKFRRETTNVGSFEVANAFGLYDMHGLVWEWCADSWHNNYSDAPSDGTAWEVGGDINRRVLRGGSWSFNAELCRSASRSWNESDGGLRVCGFRVVFSVEEII; this is encoded by the coding sequence ATGCAAATCTGCCAAAATCCCAATTGCTCAAATCCATTCAACTCTGATAGCAATAGATTTTGCGTGAGTTGCGGACAAAGCAGCTTTGGCAAACTTCTAAGAAGCCGTTACCGCGTATTAAGACTCTTAGGTGAAGGTGGATTTAGTAGAACCTATGCTACAGAAGATGTAGACAGACTAAACGCGCCTTGCGTCATCAAGCAATTTTTCCCCCAATTTCAGGGAACCGGACAACGCACCAAAGCAGCAGAATTTTTTAAAGAAGAGGCTTTTCGGTTGTATGAACTGGGAGAAAATCATACCCAAATTCCTAGATTACTAGCTTATTTTGAGCAAGGTGCTAGTTTGTATCTTGTCCAAGAATTCATTCAAGGAAAAACTCTCTTACAAGAAGTTCAGCAGCAAATCTATGGTGAAAAACAGGTTTGGGAACTTTTAGCTGATTTATTGCCAGTACTGGAATTTATTCATACCCATAACGTCATTCATCGGGATATCAAACCAGAAAATATTATCCGCCGTGCAAGTGATAAAAAACCTGTATTAATTGACTTTGGCGGTGCTAAACAAGTAACACAAACCAGTTTAGGAAGACAGGCTACAGTAATTTATACCCTTGGTTATGCCCCAACTGAACAAATGGCTGGGTTTGCTTGTCACGGTAGTGATTTGTATGCTTTGGGTGTAACTTGTGTGCGTCTTTTAACTAGATGTTTGCCTTTGCAGGATGCTTCTGGACAGGTTAATGACCCTATTTATGATGCCATGAATGCTAAATGGTTGTGGCGCGAACGATTACAAGAAAAAGGTATTAATATTAGCGACGACTTAGGAAGAATTTTAGAAAAATTATTAAAACATCTACCGAGTGAAAGATATCAAACAGCAGTAGAAGTTATCAACGATTTGAATTTTGCAACATCGAACATTGAACCTGTTGCCCTGAAAATTGTTTCAATGTCTCAACCTATATTACCGCCGTTACCACAGAAAGTAATAGTACCATTACCTCCCTTAGAAACCTTTGAATTTGACGTAGTGACAGTAGACACAGGTGGTAGAGAAGTAAACCGCATGAGTGGTAATGCCAACTTCTTTGCCGAAGAATTGGGTAAATCTGTCACCTTAGAAATGGTATCGATTCCTGGCGGTACTTACATGATGGGTTCACCGGAATGTGAAGGAGATGCTGATGAACGTCCTCGACATAAAGTTACCGTCAAACCGTTTTTTATGGGGAAATTTCCCGTAACTCAAGCACAGTGGAGAGTAGTTGCAGCTTTACCCAAAGTCAAACAAGCTTTAAATCCCAATCCGTCGAAATTTAAAGGTTTAGATAGACCAGTAGAAAATGTATCTTGGTATGAGGCTGTAGAATTCTGTCTCAGACTATCAGAAAGAACTGGACGCGACTATCGTTTACCGAGTGAGGCTGAATGGGAATATGCTTGTCGGGCTGGAACTACAACATCCTTCCACTTTGGCGAAACCATTACCTCTGAGTTAGTCAGTTGCACTATCGAAACAACAAGCAAATTTCGTAGAGAAACAACTAACGTCGGTAGTTTTGAAGTCGCCAACGCCTTTGGATTATACGATATGCACGGGCTAGTTTGGGAATGGTGCGCTGATTCGTGGCACAACAATTACAGCGATGCACCCTCAGATGGAACAGCCTGGGAAGTTGGCGGTGATATTAATCGCCGGGTGCTACGTGGTGGTTCTTGGAGTTTCAATGCCGAACTGTGTCGCAGCGCCAGCCGTAGCTGGAATGAGTCAGACGGTGGGCTAAGAGTTTGTGGCTTTAGAGTAGTATTTTCTGTAGAGGAGATTATTTAG
- a CDS encoding ABC transporter permease: MYLPILVLSFYSFNQSPYSATWQGFTLDWYRKLFSDDRILSALQNSMIVAGCAVGVSAVLGTLMAVGLARYEFPGKKLYRGVAYLPLIIPDIAIAVATLVCLAAFAIPLSLWTIVAAHIVFCLAYVGLVVASRLTNLDPHLEEAALDLGATPTQAFMQVLLPQLMPGILAGCLLAFVLSLDDFLISSFTAGSGSNTLPMEIFSRIRTGVKPDINALSVMLISVSAIVAFIAELIRASGENKS; encoded by the coding sequence ATGTACCTGCCTATACTGGTACTTAGCTTTTATAGCTTCAATCAGTCGCCCTATAGCGCAACTTGGCAAGGATTCACTCTCGATTGGTATCGCAAGTTGTTCAGCGACGATCGCATTTTATCAGCCTTGCAAAACAGTATGATCGTTGCTGGTTGTGCAGTTGGGGTTTCAGCCGTGCTGGGAACCTTGATGGCCGTTGGGTTAGCGCGTTACGAATTTCCTGGCAAGAAATTGTATCGGGGTGTTGCTTACTTACCATTGATTATTCCCGATATTGCGATCGCAGTGGCAACCCTAGTTTGTTTAGCCGCCTTTGCCATACCCCTAAGTTTGTGGACGATAGTTGCAGCGCATATCGTGTTTTGTCTAGCTTATGTCGGACTTGTAGTTGCTTCCCGACTTACCAATTTAGATCCCCACCTAGAAGAAGCAGCACTAGATTTAGGCGCTACACCAACCCAAGCTTTCATGCAAGTATTATTACCTCAACTGATGCCTGGTATTTTGGCTGGTTGTCTTTTGGCTTTTGTCCTCAGCTTAGACGACTTTCTGATTTCCAGCTTTACTGCCGGTAGCGGTTCTAACACCCTGCCAATGGAAATTTTTAGCCGGATTAGAACAGGAGTCAAGCCTGATATTAACGCTTTGAGCGTCATGTTGATTTCAGTATCTGCGATCGTTGCATTTATAGCTGAATTAATTCGCGCTTCTGGAGAAAATAAAAGCTAA
- a CDS encoding NAD(P)/FAD-dependent oxidoreductase, whose product MQNTDIVVIGSGIGGLSCAALLARYGFDVIVCESHSIAGGAAHGFERNGFKFDSGPSLYSGLSYSPSANPLRQVLDAIGSELPCVTYDTWGCCLPEGDFDTAVGAEQFCEVLMKFCGDDAVAEWQELQRVMEPFARAATSIPPAALRFDFGAARTVGPFVPSLTKNVANIIKLTGPFSRIMDGVVKDSFTRNWLNLLCFLLSGLPADGTSGAEVAFMFADWYRPDAVLEYPIGGSGALVDSLVQGLERHGGKLMLGAHVEEVLVEGNRAVGVRLRDRSEIRAKRAVISNASVWDTLKLLPEKAIPKQYRSKRQATPECDSFMHLHLGIDAQGLQSNLRCHYIVVNNWELGVTAPQNVVVISIPSVLDPSLAPAGKHVIHVYTPGNEPYSIWQGMDRRSQEYAEQKRSRAEVMWQALERIIPDIRFRCEVTLVGTPLTHERYLRRHQGSYGPAIQAGSGMFPGPSTPLSGLMCCGDSTFPGIGLPAVAASGLIAANTLAPVNKHLAMLQDIKCI is encoded by the coding sequence ATGCAAAACACAGATATAGTTGTTATTGGTAGCGGTATTGGCGGTTTGAGTTGTGCTGCTCTTTTGGCACGGTATGGCTTTGATGTGATAGTCTGCGAAAGCCACTCCATTGCTGGGGGCGCTGCTCATGGTTTTGAGCGTAATGGTTTCAAGTTCGACTCAGGCCCGTCTCTCTATTCTGGACTATCTTACAGCCCCTCTGCTAACCCTTTGCGACAAGTGTTAGATGCAATTGGTTCTGAATTGCCATGCGTCACCTACGATACTTGGGGTTGTTGTCTACCAGAAGGTGATTTTGATACGGCAGTTGGTGCAGAGCAATTTTGTGAAGTGCTGATGAAATTCTGTGGTGATGATGCTGTTGCTGAATGGCAAGAACTCCAGCGCGTTATGGAACCATTTGCTAGGGCTGCAACTTCCATACCACCGGCCGCATTACGCTTTGATTTTGGTGCAGCTAGAACTGTGGGCCCCTTTGTGCCATCTCTGACAAAAAATGTGGCGAATATAATCAAGCTGACAGGCCCCTTCAGCCGGATTATGGATGGGGTTGTTAAAGACTCGTTCACTCGAAACTGGCTGAATTTGCTGTGTTTTCTCCTTTCTGGATTGCCCGCCGATGGCACTAGCGGCGCAGAGGTAGCATTTATGTTTGCAGACTGGTATCGCCCAGACGCAGTTCTTGAATATCCAATTGGTGGTAGTGGTGCTTTAGTTGACAGCCTTGTACAAGGGTTAGAGCGTCACGGTGGGAAGCTGATGCTAGGCGCTCATGTGGAAGAAGTGCTTGTAGAAGGTAATCGTGCTGTGGGTGTGCGTCTGCGCGATCGCTCCGAAATTCGTGCAAAACGAGCAGTGATTTCTAATGCCTCGGTTTGGGACACGCTGAAGTTACTACCAGAAAAGGCAATACCCAAACAGTACCGCAGCAAACGACAAGCAACACCTGAATGTGATAGCTTTATGCACCTGCATTTAGGGATTGATGCTCAAGGATTACAGTCAAATTTGCGGTGTCATTACATCGTAGTCAATAACTGGGAATTGGGCGTAACAGCACCTCAAAATGTAGTGGTGATTTCCATCCCTTCAGTTCTCGATCCATCTTTAGCGCCAGCAGGTAAACACGTGATTCATGTCTATACACCTGGTAATGAGCCATACTCTATCTGGCAGGGAATGGATAGAAGGAGTCAAGAATATGCCGAACAAAAGCGATCGCGTGCAGAAGTAATGTGGCAAGCTTTAGAGCGGATAATTCCAGATATTCGCTTTCGTTGCGAAGTCACACTTGTTGGTACACCTCTAACTCACGAGCGTTATCTCCGTCGCCACCAAGGTTCTTATGGCCCGGCAATTCAGGCTGGAAGTGGGATGTTTCCTGGCCCCAGCACACCCCTATCAGGATTGATGTGCTGTGGCGACTCAACATTTCCCGGCATTGGTTTACCAGCAGTCGCCGCTAGTGGGCTGATTGCTGCCAATACCCTTGCACCAGTTAATAAGCATTTAGCTATGCTTCAGGATATCAAGTGTATTTAA
- a CDS encoding DUF1824 family protein: protein MSTSNPHNLTAEEAKKLLNKFNCLDIAPILKPSEKEVIRDALILVTKLADYQILGICADTAEEGILAMKTYSLALGYEPPNNLLTPEGPVYIKLNGKNGLCYLDSYAGHHRGVLVSCQSYHEDGINEMYGHLPLDLFV from the coding sequence ATGTCAACCTCCAATCCTCACAATCTCACCGCCGAAGAAGCGAAAAAATTACTGAATAAATTTAACTGTCTAGACATTGCGCCTATTCTCAAGCCATCAGAAAAAGAAGTAATTCGTGATGCCCTAATTTTGGTAACTAAACTTGCTGATTATCAAATTTTAGGAATTTGTGCCGATACAGCAGAAGAAGGAATACTGGCTATGAAGACCTATTCTTTGGCTTTGGGTTATGAACCACCAAACAATTTGCTGACACCTGAAGGGCCAGTTTATATCAAATTAAATGGTAAAAATGGCTTGTGCTATCTTGATTCTTATGCTGGACATCATCGTGGAGTATTAGTATCTTGTCAGTCTTACCACGAAGACGGAATCAACGAAATGTATGGACATCTACCCTTGGATTTATTTGTATAG
- a CDS encoding glycosyltransferase family 4 protein: MRIAQVAPLWERVPPPAYGGIELVVGLLTDELVRRGHEVTLFASGDSISLAKLVSVHPRALRLDRTIKDFGIYEMLNLASVYERAEEFDIIHSHIGHGALAYTNLVTTPTVHTLHGIFTPDNEKMFSFGKKQPYVSISDAQREPRLGLNYLATVYNGIDVSSYNFHAQPEDPPYLAFLGRMSPEKGAHLAIEIAKQAGWCLKMAGKVDVVDVEYFEKEIKPHIDGEQIQYLGEANHAQKNALMGGAVATLFPITWREPFGLVMVESMASGTPVIAMNLGSTQEVISHGKTGFLCNNIQESISAIDRVIKLDRYTCRQYVENSFSVEKMTDGYEAVYQKIIAERFSKNGHSRSLIGLASDRI, translated from the coding sequence ATGAGAATTGCTCAAGTAGCTCCATTATGGGAAAGAGTTCCACCTCCAGCTTATGGAGGTATAGAGTTAGTAGTGGGGTTACTGACCGATGAATTAGTCCGACGCGGACACGAAGTAACTCTATTTGCATCGGGAGATTCTATCAGTCTGGCAAAACTTGTATCAGTTCATCCCCGTGCCCTCAGACTCGATCGCACTATCAAAGATTTTGGCATTTACGAAATGCTGAATCTCGCTTCAGTGTATGAACGCGCAGAAGAATTTGATATTATTCACTCCCATATCGGGCATGGGGCACTGGCTTATACAAATCTCGTCACAACCCCTACGGTTCATACGTTGCACGGTATTTTCACGCCTGACAACGAAAAGATGTTTAGTTTTGGTAAAAAACAACCCTACGTCAGTATTTCTGATGCACAACGAGAACCAAGGTTAGGGTTGAACTATCTAGCAACGGTCTACAACGGAATTGATGTCAGCAGTTATAATTTTCACGCCCAACCAGAAGATCCGCCTTACTTAGCGTTTTTGGGTCGAATGTCTCCTGAAAAGGGAGCGCATTTAGCAATAGAAATTGCTAAACAAGCAGGTTGGTGTTTGAAAATGGCAGGTAAGGTAGATGTCGTTGATGTGGAATATTTTGAGAAGGAAATCAAACCGCACATTGACGGAGAGCAAATTCAGTACTTGGGTGAAGCTAATCATGCTCAAAAAAATGCTCTCATGGGAGGTGCAGTAGCAACTCTATTCCCCATCACTTGGCGGGAACCCTTTGGATTAGTGATGGTTGAGTCAATGGCTTCGGGTACGCCAGTGATTGCGATGAACTTGGGGTCTACTCAAGAGGTAATTTCCCACGGTAAGACGGGTTTCCTCTGCAATAATATTCAAGAGTCCATCAGTGCTATTGATCGGGTAATAAAGTTAGACCGTTATACTTGCCGTCAGTATGTCGAAAACAGTTTCAGCGTTGAGAAAATGACTGATGGCTATGAGGCAGTTTATCAAAAAATAATAGCAGAACGATTTTCTAAAAATGGGCATTCACGCAGTTTGATTGGTTTAGCTAGCGATCGCATTTAA
- a CDS encoding DUF655 domain-containing protein: MQLISRQRYFSYIFLLIFSLAGCQRVQSFNQRPAPLPQDPLVQVYFNHSESSEYKEAYRQQTRFGDDLEKEIVNAIMHAKSTIDVAVQELRLPKVAQALVDRQKAGVKVRIILENIYSRPWSSLTSAEVSKLDKREQERYNEFRKFIDINQDNQLSPAEINQRDALIILQNAKIPWIDDRADGSTGSSLMHHKFVIVDNRIVIITSANFTLSDTSGDFTNSNTLGNANNLLQIDSPELASLFTEEFNIMWGDGPEGKPDSRFGLQKPMRSPKKITLNQTTITVQFSPTSPTEPWSNSSNGLIGKTLDSATKSVDMALFVFSDQRLANILENRHQQNVQIRALIEPQFAYRPYSEALDMMGVALSNKCKYEVDNHPWQNPITTVGVPVLPKGDLLHHKFGVIDSQTVITGSHNWSDAANNGNDETLVVIENPIVAAHYVREFARLYAKVKPGLPPAIQEKVKLEQTRCPQIKSSSSSEVQAIKQININTASLAELETLPGVGKKLAQRIILSRQQQKFTSLQDLERVPGVKAKTLQKWRDRVIW; this comes from the coding sequence TCTCCCTCGCTGGTTGTCAACGAGTCCAGTCTTTCAATCAGCGTCCAGCACCTTTACCACAAGACCCTTTAGTTCAAGTTTACTTTAACCATTCTGAGTCTTCAGAATACAAAGAAGCTTACCGTCAGCAAACTCGCTTCGGGGATGATTTAGAAAAAGAAATTGTCAATGCTATTATGCACGCTAAATCTACGATCGATGTGGCGGTGCAAGAATTACGTTTACCCAAAGTTGCCCAAGCACTGGTTGATAGACAAAAAGCTGGGGTAAAAGTCAGGATAATTTTAGAAAATATCTACAGCAGACCTTGGAGTAGTTTGACATCTGCTGAAGTAAGTAAGTTAGATAAAAGGGAACAAGAACGCTACAACGAATTTCGCAAATTTATCGATATTAACCAAGATAATCAACTCAGCCCAGCAGAAATCAATCAAAGAGATGCTTTAATAATTTTGCAGAATGCTAAAATTCCCTGGATAGACGATCGAGCAGATGGTTCAACAGGTAGCAGCTTGATGCACCACAAATTTGTGATTGTAGATAATCGCATTGTAATTATCACTTCGGCCAATTTTACTTTAAGTGATACATCTGGTGATTTTACAAATTCCAATACTTTAGGCAATGCCAATAACTTATTGCAGATTGACAGCCCAGAATTAGCATCTTTATTTACAGAAGAGTTTAATATTATGTGGGGAGATGGGCCAGAAGGTAAGCCAGATAGTCGATTTGGCTTGCAAAAACCGATGCGATCGCCTAAAAAAATTACATTAAATCAAACCACAATTACTGTGCAATTTTCGCCTACTTCTCCGACTGAACCCTGGAGTAATAGTAGTAATGGCTTAATTGGTAAAACTTTAGATTCAGCAACCAAATCTGTTGACATGGCCTTATTTGTCTTTTCCGATCAGCGACTTGCCAATATCTTAGAAAATCGCCATCAACAAAATGTGCAAATTCGCGCTTTAATTGAACCACAATTTGCATATCGCCCCTACAGTGAAGCCTTAGATATGATGGGAGTTGCTCTCAGTAATAAATGCAAATATGAAGTTGATAACCATCCTTGGCAAAATCCCATTACTACTGTAGGCGTACCTGTGTTACCTAAAGGCGATTTATTGCATCACAAATTTGGTGTAATAGATAGCCAAACAGTAATTACGGGTTCTCATAATTGGTCAGATGCTGCCAATAATGGTAATGATGAGACACTTGTAGTAATTGAAAATCCCATAGTTGCAGCTCATTATGTGCGAGAATTTGCTCGTCTTTATGCCAAAGTTAAACCCGGCTTACCACCAGCAATTCAAGAAAAAGTTAAATTAGAACAAACACGCTGTCCCCAGATAAAAAGTTCTTCATCAAGTGAAGTACAAGCAATTAAACAAATAAATATTAACACTGCAAGTTTGGCAGAATTAGAAACTCTCCCAGGTGTGGGTAAGAAGTTAGCACAACGGATAATTCTTAGTCGTCAACAGCAAAAATTTACATCTTTACAAGACTTAGAAAGAGTTCCAGGGGTTAAAGCGAAGACATTGCAAAAATGGCGCGATCGCGTGATTTGGTAG
- a CDS encoding prohibitin family protein has translation MKNQQFGNWQSTVLGIVLATLVVLGLNSFIIINPGQAGVISILGKARDGALLEGIHAKPPFISVIDVYDLTVQKFEVPAESSTKDLQNLSARFAINFRLDPIKVVEVRRKQGTLANIVSKIIAPQTQEAFKIAAARRTVEEAITKRSELKEDFDEALGDRLDKYGIIVLDTSVVDLAFSPEFARAVEEKQIAEQRAQRAVYVAREAEQEAQADVNRAKGRAEAQRLLAETLKAQGGQLVLQKEAIEAWRSGGAQMPKVLVMGGDSKSGVPFIFNLGNVPNQP, from the coding sequence TTGAAAAATCAGCAATTTGGAAATTGGCAAAGCACAGTTTTAGGAATTGTGTTAGCAACACTAGTGGTTCTGGGACTAAATTCCTTTATCATTATTAACCCAGGACAAGCAGGAGTGATCAGCATTTTGGGTAAAGCGAGAGATGGGGCATTATTGGAAGGGATTCATGCAAAACCGCCTTTTATCTCAGTGATAGATGTGTATGATTTGACTGTTCAAAAATTTGAAGTGCCAGCCGAGAGTTCTACTAAGGATTTGCAAAATTTATCTGCGAGATTTGCGATCAACTTTCGTCTCGATCCTATCAAGGTAGTTGAAGTTAGAAGAAAACAAGGGACATTAGCAAATATAGTATCAAAAATCATTGCACCTCAGACACAAGAAGCATTTAAAATTGCAGCCGCTAGAAGAACAGTAGAAGAAGCAATTACCAAAAGAAGTGAGTTGAAAGAAGACTTTGATGAAGCGCTAGGCGATCGCTTAGACAAATATGGGATAATTGTGTTAGACACTAGCGTAGTTGATTTAGCATTCTCGCCAGAATTTGCCAGAGCAGTGGAAGAAAAACAAATTGCTGAACAACGGGCGCAAAGAGCCGTTTATGTAGCGCGGGAAGCAGAACAAGAAGCACAAGCAGATGTGAATCGCGCCAAAGGTAGGGCAGAAGCTCAAAGACTTTTAGCAGAGACACTCAAAGCGCAAGGAGGACAGTTAGTTTTACAAAAAGAAGCAATTGAAGCTTGGAGAAGTGGCGGCGCTCAAATGCCCAAAGTCCTCGTTATGGGTGGAGACTCAAAAAGCGGTGTACCCTTCATATTCAACCTGGGAAATGTCCCAAATCAACCGTAA
- a CDS encoding ABC-F family ATP-binding cassette domain-containing protein, giving the protein MSIITLQSVKKDFGIKEVLKDASFSLDATDKVGLIGTNGSGKSTLLKMIAGLESIDSGQIIINSGSKIIYLPQQPDLDENHTVLEQVFADSGEHTALVREYEELSDKLAHYPDDNQLMSRLSAVMQKMDTNDAWELETNAKIILTKLGISDFDAKIGTLSGGYRKRIALASALLAEPDVLLMDEPTNHLDALSVEWLQSYLNRYRGALFLITHDRYFLDRVTNRIVEIDRGDIYTYSGNYSYYLEKKALAEESAVSSQRKHQGLLRRELEWLKKGPKARSTKQKARIDRAHALRDTEFKEVQGKVDISTVGRRIGKKVIELNNVSKAYNGRTLINNFTYEFSPEDRIGIIGANGAGKSTLMDIITGQIQPDSGVAEIGTTIHIGYFDQHSEELLTALNENQRVIDYIKEEGEFIKITDGTQITASQMLERFLFPGNQQYAPINKLSGGEKRRLFLLRVLMSAPNVLILDEPTNDLDVQTLAVLEDYLEDFVGCVIVVSHDRYFLDRTIDTVFSFEEGGNLRQYPGNYSIYLDYKKAEEAQQQAANAKEKPKNVEVQNNGAASPKDGENTKRRRLSNWEKKEFEQLEGKIAELEAEKEETEKTLANVSPGNYSQVQKLYDHVEKLKHAIDVATERWLELAEMES; this is encoded by the coding sequence ATGAGTATTATTACACTCCAGTCGGTTAAAAAAGACTTTGGCATCAAAGAAGTTTTAAAAGATGCCAGTTTTAGCCTTGATGCTACCGATAAAGTTGGCTTAATTGGTACTAACGGTTCAGGGAAATCAACCCTATTAAAAATGATTGCCGGGTTAGAATCCATTGATAGCGGTCAAATTATAATTAACTCCGGTTCTAAAATCATCTACTTACCCCAGCAGCCAGATTTAGATGAAAATCATACAGTTTTAGAGCAAGTTTTTGCAGACAGTGGCGAACATACAGCTTTGGTGCGTGAGTATGAAGAACTATCAGATAAATTAGCTCACTATCCAGATGATAACCAACTGATGTCTCGCCTTTCTGCGGTGATGCAAAAGATGGATACAAATGATGCTTGGGAACTAGAAACGAATGCTAAAATCATCCTCACAAAATTAGGAATTTCTGACTTTGATGCCAAGATAGGCACTTTATCTGGAGGCTATCGCAAGCGCATTGCTTTAGCATCAGCATTGCTAGCAGAACCTGATGTTTTGCTCATGGATGAGCCAACAAACCATTTGGATGCTCTTTCGGTAGAATGGTTACAAAGTTATTTAAATCGCTATCGCGGCGCACTTTTTCTAATCACCCACGATCGCTATTTTCTAGATCGTGTCACCAATCGGATCGTGGAAATTGACCGAGGCGACATTTACACCTATTCAGGTAACTACTCATATTACCTCGAAAAGAAAGCTTTAGCTGAAGAATCTGCCGTCAGTAGTCAACGGAAACATCAAGGCTTATTGCGACGCGAGTTAGAATGGCTCAAAAAAGGGCCGAAAGCTAGAAGTACTAAGCAAAAAGCTAGAATTGATCGCGCTCATGCTCTGCGGGATACTGAATTTAAAGAAGTTCAGGGTAAAGTTGATATTTCGACAGTTGGTCGTCGCATTGGCAAAAAGGTTATTGAATTAAATAACGTTTCCAAAGCATACAATGGGCGCACCTTGATTAATAATTTCACCTACGAATTTAGCCCAGAAGACCGCATCGGTATTATCGGCGCTAATGGTGCTGGTAAATCCACTTTAATGGATATTATTACTGGTCAAATTCAGCCAGATTCAGGTGTTGCAGAAATTGGGACTACAATTCACATCGGTTATTTTGACCAGCATTCTGAAGAATTGCTCACAGCCTTAAACGAAAATCAGCGCGTGATTGACTACATCAAAGAAGAAGGTGAATTTATCAAAATTACCGATGGGACTCAAATTACTGCTTCGCAAATGTTAGAGCGGTTTTTGTTTCCTGGTAATCAACAGTATGCCCCAATTAATAAACTTTCAGGTGGTGAAAAACGCCGTTTATTTCTCTTGCGGGTTTTGATGAGTGCGCCTAATGTCTTAATTTTAGATGAACCGACAAATGATTTAGATGTTCAGACGTTGGCAGTACTAGAAGATTATTTAGAGGATTTTGTCGGGTGCGTAATTGTAGTTTCTCACGATCGCTATTTTCTCGATCGCACCATCGACACAGTATTTTCCTTTGAGGAAGGCGGTAATCTCCGGCAATATCCAGGTAATTACTCGATTTATCTGGACTATAAGAAGGCTGAAGAGGCACAGCAACAAGCTGCTAACGCTAAGGAGAAGCCGAAAAATGTCGAAGTTCAAAATAATGGTGCGGCTTCACCCAAGGATGGAGAGAATACCAAGCGGCGGAGATTATCCAATTGGGAGAAAAAAGAATTTGAGCAATTGGAAGGGAAAATTGCCGAGTTAGAGGCTGAGAAAGAAGAAACCGAGAAAACACTAGCAAATGTCTCACCGGGGAATTATAGCCAAGTGCAGAAACTGTATGATCATGTGGAAAAGCTCAAGCACGCGATCGATGTGGCAACTGAACGCTGGTTAGAATTGGCGGAGATGGAGTCTTGA